The proteins below are encoded in one region of Candidatus Krumholzibacteriia bacterium:
- a CDS encoding tetratricopeptide repeat protein — protein sequence GNLTEAYYHFTLELLLHGVRGPYAPKALEQAGEVLDLVRKDNSHPSRHELLLVSSGLGYLDGDRASRAVPELQHAASITRSATGLPQLLLGEALLKSGQLEPARRVLEGVLQLEPEFVPALTLLAETLRALGDREQAQLTVDRAHALFPTFWKLQPNAQ from the coding sequence TGGCAATCTCACCGAAGCCTACTATCACTTCACGCTGGAGCTGCTTTTGCACGGAGTGCGGGGGCCGTACGCCCCGAAGGCTCTCGAGCAAGCCGGAGAGGTCCTGGATCTGGTGCGCAAGGACAACAGCCATCCGAGCCGGCACGAGCTGCTCCTCGTCTCCTCCGGCCTGGGATACCTCGACGGCGATCGCGCCTCACGCGCCGTGCCCGAGCTGCAACACGCTGCCAGCATCACCCGCAGCGCCACTGGCTTGCCGCAGCTCTTGCTCGGCGAGGCGTTGCTGAAGAGCGGCCAGCTCGAACCGGCGCGCCGCGTGCTCGAGGGCGTGCTGCAGCTCGAGCCCGAGTTCGTCCCGGCGCTCACCCTGCTCGCCGAGACGCTCCGTGCCCTGGGCGACCGCGAGCAAGCCCAGCTCACCGTGGACCGGGCCCACGCACTCTTCCCTACCTTCTGGAAGTTGCAGCCGAACGCGCAGTGA